The following proteins come from a genomic window of Kitasatospora sp. NBC_01246:
- a CDS encoding YunG family protein, translated as MTAWTLNDIERAIRSSWGVDTCAPEDLAHWHPDNPARGQCGVTAMVLHDLLGGELMMGEVHVGGVRTDLHWWNRFATGFEIDLTREQFGPDERVGPGRPVARPQRPGRLQAQYELLRHRVVAELESGRARLPEHACA; from the coding sequence ATGACGGCGTGGACCCTCAACGACATCGAACGTGCGATCCGCTCCTCCTGGGGTGTCGACACCTGTGCGCCCGAGGACCTGGCCCACTGGCATCCGGACAATCCCGCCCGCGGCCAGTGCGGGGTCACCGCGATGGTCCTGCACGACCTGCTCGGCGGCGAGCTCATGATGGGCGAGGTGCACGTCGGCGGTGTCCGGACGGACCTGCACTGGTGGAACCGGTTCGCGACCGGCTTCGAGATCGACCTCACCCGCGAGCAGTTCGGCCCCGACGAGCGGGTCGGCCCCGGCCGGCCGGTCGCCCGCCCGCAGCGCCCGGGCCGGCTCCAGGCCCAGTACGAACTGCTGCGCCACCGGGTCGTCGCCGAACTGGAGTCGGGCCGGGCCCGGCTGCCGGAGCACGCGTGCGCCTGA
- a CDS encoding flavodoxin family protein, protein MSEHTAGAAAPRSFLFLNASSRPDGNSEQLARLAAGASLPPGAEQRWLRLSEHPLPPFEDRRHSEDGGFPEPAGHERTLLDATLAATDLVFVAPVYWYSLPTSAKLYLDHWSAWLRAPGADFRARLSGGTIWAVTALATEPDKADPLIATLRLCADYMGMRWGGALLGNGTRPGDVLNDERALVAAKSFFAG, encoded by the coding sequence ATGTCCGAGCACACCGCCGGCGCCGCTGCGCCGCGTTCGTTCCTCTTCCTGAACGCCAGTTCGCGCCCGGACGGCAACTCCGAACAGCTGGCCCGGCTGGCCGCGGGGGCGAGTCTGCCGCCCGGTGCCGAGCAGCGGTGGCTGCGGCTGAGCGAGCACCCGCTGCCCCCCTTCGAGGACCGCCGGCACAGTGAGGACGGCGGCTTCCCCGAGCCGGCCGGCCACGAACGCACCCTGCTGGACGCCACCCTGGCCGCGACCGACCTGGTCTTCGTCGCCCCGGTGTACTGGTACTCGCTGCCGACCAGCGCCAAGCTCTACCTCGACCACTGGTCCGCCTGGCTGCGGGCGCCCGGGGCGGACTTCCGCGCCCGGCTCTCCGGCGGCACCATCTGGGCCGTCACCGCCCTGGCCACCGAGCCGGACAAGGCGGATCCGCTGATCGCCACCCTGCGGCTCTGCGCCGACTACATGGGCATGCGCTGGGGCGGCGCGCTGCTCGGCAACGGCACCCGGCCGGGCGACGTGCTGAACGACGAGCGGGCGCTGGTCGCCGCCAAGTCCTTCTTCGCGGGCTGA
- a CDS encoding NAD(P)-dependent oxidoreductase, with translation MAVTTVGFVGLGAMGQGMAASLLRAGYRVRVWNRSPGPVAALVDRGAEAADGPAGAFAAEAVVSMLADDAAFERLLLDPALLAGARATLHVNMATVSVALAERAEALHAEHGIGYVAAPVLGRPPVAAAGELNILAAGAPEALALAEPLLAAMGRRTWHFGEHPRQANTAKISANFLLACAIESMAEACSLAEANGVRPTDLVEMLTATLFPGPVYSGYGAMVAERRYEPAGFKLPLGLKDVDLALTAGAAAHVPLPFGSVLRDAFLDALAHGDGEKDWAAVAAVARRRAGLPE, from the coding sequence ATGGCAGTGACGACGGTCGGCTTCGTGGGGCTCGGCGCGATGGGGCAGGGCATGGCTGCCAGCCTGCTGCGGGCCGGGTACCGGGTGCGGGTCTGGAACCGCTCGCCCGGGCCGGTGGCCGCGCTGGTCGACCGGGGCGCCGAGGCGGCCGACGGGCCGGCCGGTGCGTTCGCCGCCGAGGCGGTGGTCTCCATGCTCGCCGACGACGCCGCGTTCGAGCGGCTGCTGCTCGATCCGGCCCTGCTGGCCGGCGCCCGGGCCACCCTGCACGTCAACATGGCCACGGTCTCGGTGGCGCTCGCGGAGCGGGCCGAGGCCCTGCACGCCGAGCACGGCATCGGCTACGTCGCCGCGCCGGTCCTCGGCCGGCCCCCGGTGGCGGCGGCCGGCGAGCTGAACATCCTGGCCGCCGGGGCCCCGGAGGCGCTCGCCCTGGCCGAACCGCTGCTCGCCGCGATGGGGCGGCGGACGTGGCACTTCGGCGAGCACCCGCGCCAGGCCAACACCGCCAAGATCAGCGCGAACTTCCTGCTGGCCTGCGCGATCGAGTCGATGGCCGAGGCGTGCAGCCTGGCCGAGGCCAACGGCGTCCGCCCGACCGATCTGGTCGAGATGCTCACCGCCACGCTCTTCCCCGGGCCGGTCTACTCCGGTTACGGGGCGATGGTCGCCGAGCGCCGGTACGAACCGGCCGGTTTCAAGCTGCCGCTGGGTCTCAAGGACGTCGATCTCGCGCTGACCGCCGGCGCCGCGGCGCACGTGCCGCTGCCCTTCGGCAGCGTGCTGCGGGACGCCTTCCTCGACGCCCTGGCGCACGGTGACGGCGAGAAGGACTGGGCGGCCGTCGCGGCCGTCGCCCGCCGCCGGGCGGGCCTGCCGGAGTAG
- a CDS encoding PPOX class F420-dependent oxidoreductase codes for MTETEWRAFLAAGTRTAKIATTRADGRPHVAPVWFLLDGDEIVFNTGAGTVKGRTLARDGRVMLCVDDDRPPFSYALVQGTARLSDDLPEVRDWATRIAARYMGEELAEQYGARNGVPGELLVRVKIEKVTAEHGVAH; via the coding sequence ATGACCGAGACCGAGTGGCGCGCCTTCCTCGCCGCCGGCACCCGTACCGCCAAGATCGCCACCACCCGGGCCGACGGCCGCCCGCACGTCGCGCCGGTCTGGTTCCTGCTGGACGGCGACGAGATCGTGTTCAACACCGGCGCCGGCACGGTGAAGGGCCGCACGCTGGCCCGCGACGGCCGGGTGATGCTCTGCGTGGACGACGACCGGCCGCCCTTCTCCTACGCCCTCGTCCAGGGCACCGCCCGGCTGAGCGACGATCTGCCCGAGGTGCGCGACTGGGCCACCCGGATCGCCGCCCGGTACATGGGCGAGGAACTCGCCGAGCAGTACGGCGCCCGTAACGGCGTCCCCGGCGAGCTGCTCGTACGGGTGAAGATCGAGAAGGTCACCGCAGAACACGGGGTGGCCCACTGA